In Amyelois transitella isolate CPQ chromosome 3, ilAmyTran1.1, whole genome shotgun sequence, a single genomic region encodes these proteins:
- the LOC106133543 gene encoding PAS domain-containing serine/threonine-protein kinase, translated as MDLETPTKVKSSLDLVRVDGPNGLRFNSSLASGDVTGSPAQSQTDRLQQTINLSKAVFTIEPKSSKILIVNNKACSLLGYSSGELCGLRFSDLLRKRSCKTFSLQEPEEGDASEDGTIVLLSGKVVELLSKDGIGVQVSLWIRQLDSDGPCLVVAEPVNCKSVILTVEADTGLIVSVYGDDAALLFQADCTEKLVGLPISSLIPSIQLPAIDAPITKNFSKQKATGRTLEGGCFPLCLWISRADTENSPWSSIKTAKDRQLFEINVRVTYNVSGLLVVDENGIITACNHHFAMLTFGKPHTEVVGHHIENVIQNFCRECDMVKVPDRNRDMTLSPVNNDNNGSASDTDEDSCGAFNGSQKSACMSLNVQPSILSTTREKSSSALCLDKSCSLVTHTPTPTQDMVSSISTTEQRNDISALPDVTSGMSGISIEEDNYCHSSISKSRSENILRSEQSNPVVKQVKQSEKSDSIYYTSQHSQEVTPTGTTPRVRLNDPSLRLSFDSSKYKSLKNNLPGQVRDDKSSLSLDFCDSNETSADFLTPINEMPPPDCEIEDLPKHNGNCSIISTDNELDTQTESAPRKYYDDEAPETPCVASRLIRKLVTTSTPQQTRNTTNKGADCESTSDYPRDGTYRGVVLHRDGTELSVVYTVSSMQLSRGARVRCVWLGVSVDEPRHATLASSVASTDNSLALGNKSVSSRPQSMSLMSQCGEEQTAGEYSKHYVTLKQIGKGAYGCVKMAYRRSDRLLTVAKFILKEKVGAQFWTDAPDGRRLPLELSLLLSLNHPNIVSVIDVYENEKYFQMVMEKHGAGMDLFEFIERRPRLDEPLLSYIFRQIGQAVEYLHSLNILHRDIKDENVIIDNRFHVKLIDFGSATFMSKDTLFSTFYGTTEYCSPEVLAGNKYAGPELEMWSMGITLYVLTFFVNPFSDIEDTIQGPLQLPQLVSEDLEQLLRWMLCKEPHNRCTVPQLMSHPWIRQPVTIANYVFHEIVDCDRHEANPEMYYTGSHGSPRSGSPVSLAKERSHASEAVGRSEGRAFSRDERKRNSVLHALSDNRDAHSDNYSLRSSADILDISSKPVSDAALTDISSDATGHAACDIDYDCDHYECDSWDECEQDSFS; from the exons ATGGATTTGGAAACACCTACTAAAGTCAAATCATCTTTAGACCTTGTGCGAG TGGACGGTCCAAATGGCTTGCGATTCAATAGCTCTCTCGCGTCCGGTGACGTCACCGGGTCGCCGGCGCAGTCGCAGACCGACCGGCTACAGCAGACCATCAACTTGAGCAAGGCTGTGTTCACAATTGAACCGAAGTCttctaaa ATCCTGATAGTGAACAACAAAGCATGTTCACTGCTGGGCTACTCGTCTGGCGAGCTCTGTGGCCTCCGTTTCTCAGATCTCCTGCGCAAGAGAAGCTGCAAGACGTTCAGCCTTCAAGAGCCAGAGGAAGGAGACGCATCAGAAGACGGCACTATTGTACTCCTAAGTGGAAAG GTTGTCGAATTACTCTCTAAGGATGGTATCGGGGTTCAAGTGTCGCTATGGATTAGACAGCTGGACAGCGACGGACCGTGCTTGGTCGTCGCCGAACCAGTAAACTGTAAGAgtgttatt CTAACAGTGGAAGCGGACACCGGCCTCATCGTGTCAGTTTACGGTGACGACGCAGCCCTGTTGTTTCAAGCGGACTGCACCGAGAAACTCGTTGGATTGCCAATCTCTTCTCTGATACCGTCCATACAACTACCCGCAATTGACGCGCCAATCACGAAGAACTTTTCAAAACAGAAGGCTACAG GTAGAACTTTAGAAGGCGGCTGCTTTCCCCTATGTCTATGGATTTCACGTGCAGACACTGAAAACTCACCTTGGTCGTCCATCAAGACAGCTAAAGATAGGCAACTGTTCGAAATTAATGTTAGG GTTACATACAACGTAAGCGGTCTTCTGGTAGTTGATGAGAACGGCATCATCACGGCATGTAACCACCACTTCGCCATGCTGACATTCGGCAAACCCCACACAGAAGTCGTCGGCCACCATATTGAAAATGTCATACAGAACTTTTGTAGGGAGTGTGATATGGTCAAAGTGCCGGACCGAAACAGAGATATGACTCTGTCGCCGGTCAACAATGACAATAATGGGTCAG CTTCCGACACTGACGAAGACTCGTGCGGCGCTTTCAACGGCAGTCAGAAATCAGCTTGTATGTCGCTCAATGTGCAACCGTCCATACTTTCTACTACTAGAGAGAAATCCTCCAGCGCACTTTGTTTAGACAAGTCCTGTTCGCTCGTCACACACACCCCCACTCCCACACAAGACATGGTCTCGAGTATAAGCACTACTGAACAAAGAAACGACATATCGGCCTTACCCGACGTCACTTCGGGAATGTCCGGCATTTCGATAGAAGAAGACAACTATTGCCACAGCAGTATCTCAAAATCAAGATCGGAAAACATACTACGATCGGAACAAAGCAATCCAGTTGTGAAACAAGTTAAACAATCTGAAAAATCCGATTCGATTTACTACACGTCTCAGCATTCGCAAGAAGTCACACCGACAGGGACGACGCCAAGAGTTAGATTAAACGATCCATCGTTACGATTGTCGTTCGAttcaagtaaatataaatctttgaaGAATAATTTGCCGGGGCAAGTGCGGGATGACAAGAGTAGTTTGTCGTTAGATTTTTGTGATTCGAACGAAACTAGCGCGGATTTCTTGACGCCCATCAACGAGATGCCGCCGCCTGATTGTGAGATTGAGGACCTGCCAAAACATAATGGAAATTGCAGTATTATTAGTACCGATAACGAACTGGACACGCAAACTGAATCGGCGCCGAGAAAGTATTATGATG ACGAAGCGCCCGAAACCCCGTGCGTGGCCAGTCGATTAATACGCAAACTTGTGACCACTTCTACCCCGCAACAAACTCGAAATACAACCAACAAAGGCGCAGATTGTGAAAGTACCTCGGATTATCCACGAGATGGCACTTACCGGGGCGTGGTGCTGCACAGAGACGGCACAGAGCTCA GTGTGGTATACACAGTATCGAGCATGCAACTGTCTCGCGGCGCTAGAGTTCGCTGCGTGTGGCTGGGCGTGTCTGTGGACGAGCCGCGCCACGCCACGCTCGCGTCCAGCGTCGCCTCCACCGACAACTCTCTGGCGCTG GGCAACAAATCAGTGAGCAGTAGGCCTCAGTCGATGTCGCTCATGAGCCAGTGTGGGGAGGAACAGACGGCAGGCGAGTATAGCAAACATTACGTCACGCTCAAGCAAATCG GTAAAGGCGCCTACGGCTGCGTAAAAATGGCATACCGTCGATCAGATCGGTTACTAACAGTGGCCAAGTTCATATTGAAGGAGAAAGTTGGCGCTCAGTTTTGGACTGACGCGCCTGATGGCCGCAGACTGCCTTTGGAACTCAGTTTACTTCTCTCACTCAACCATCCTAAtatt gtaagCGTGATAGACGTGTACGAGAACGAGAAATACTTCCAAATGGTGATGGAGAAGCACGGCGCAGGCATGGACCTGTTCGAGTTCATCGAACGCCGGCCGCGACTCGACGAGCCTTTGCTCAGCTATATCTTTAGACAG ATTGGTCAAGCGGTGGAATACCTCCACTCACTTAACATCCTCCACCGCGACATAAAGGACGAGAACGTGATCATAGACAACCGGTTTCACGTCAAACTCATAGACTTTGGCTCGGCAACTTTTATGAGCAAAGACACGCTTTTTTCAACGTTTTACGGCACCACGGAATATTGCAGCCCTGAAGTTTTGGCTGGGAACAA ataTGCAGGCCCCGAATTAGAGATGTGGTCTATGGGAATCACCCTGTACGTGCTTACGTTCTTCGTGAACCCTTTCTCTGACATCGAAGACACGATACAAGGGCCTCTTCAGCTTCCACAACTGGTCTCTGAAG ATTTGGAGCAACTGCTCCGCTGGATGCTATGCAAGGAGCCGCACAATCGCTGCACGGTGCCGCAACTCATGTCGCACCCGTGGATTCGGCAGCCGGTCACCATCGCCAACTATGTGTTCCACGAGATCGTGGACTGTG ATCGTCACGAAGCTAATCCAGAAATGTACTACACTGGCAGCCACGGATCGCCGCGTAGCGGATCTCCAGTATCCCTCGCCAAAG AACGTTCGCACGCGTCAGAAGCGGTGGGTCGTTCTGAAGGTCGCGCGTTTTCCCGCGACGAGCGCAAGCGCAACTCCGTGCTGCACGCGCTCTCCGACAACAGGGACGCGCACTCCGACAACTACAGCCTGCGCTCTTCTGCCGAT ATCCTGGACATATCGTCGAAGCCGGTGTCGGACGCGGCTCTGACGGACATCAGCTCGGACGCGACCGGGCACGCCGCCTGCGACATCGACTACGACTGCGACCACTACGAGTGCGACAGCTGGGACGAGTGCGAGCAGGACAGCTTCTCTTAG